Proteins from a single region of Theileria parva strain Muguga chromosome 1, complete sequence, whole genome shotgun sequence:
- a CDS encoding U1 zinc finger family protein, producing the protein MPKFYCEYCSIYLTHSSPAGRKQHSQGRKHISAKVEYFQRLVREQFFQPPVFLGQTPPIFPGLPMMGVFPGFTPLQPPNIIPQGLMNGIPGGLPGPVPPVPPVPVPMPAIPVIPNEPPNMKIDLNQHNASGVNNTSATTAQ; encoded by the exons atgcCCAAATTTTACTGCGAATATTGCAGTATCTATTTAACTCATAGTTCTCCCGCTGGGAGAAAACAACACTCCCAGGGTCGAAAACATATTAGCGCTAAAGTCGAATATTTTCAAC gACTTGTTAGGGAGCAGTTTTTTCAGCCGCCTGTTTTTCTAGGACAAACTCCTCCTATATTCCCTG GTCTTCCAATGATGGGTGTTTTCCCCGGATTCACACCTTTGCAACCTCCTAACATTATTCCTCAAG GACTGATGAATGGAATTCCTGGCGGATTGCCCGGCCCCGTTCCGCCGGTTCCTCCAGTACCAGTTCCTATGCCCGCAATCCCAGTGATTCCTAACGAACCTCCAAATAtgaaaattgatttaaacCAGCACAATGCTTCAGGTGTGAATAACACATCCGCCACCACTGCTCAGTAA
- a CDS encoding putative integral membrane protein, producing MRIEDSKENFQKSFMLKLSKAKRSLVRLTKKTINVTGWTVWIIGTAAVTLVGPVIFHYDKECHLLEIQHQLLQAQQSASVPILN from the coding sequence ATGAGAATTGAAGATTCTAAGGAGAATTTCCAGAAATCATTCATGTTAAAGCTTTCAAAGGCTAAAAGATCACTAGTAAGGCTTACAAAGAAGACAATAAACGTAACCGGATGGACAGTTTGGATAATCGGTACTGCCGCAGTGACACTCGTTGGCCCGGTCATTTTTCACTACGATAAAGAATGTCATCTACTTGAAATACAACATCAATTATTGCAAGCTCAGCAGTCGGCTTCCGTTCCAATtcttaattaa
- the EPT1 gene encoding CDP-alcohol phosphatidyltransferase family protein has translation MAVLKRIIPESQLPSLKDYTFKPGNFTFLDNLMLKYYWDPVVKILPKWISANLLTLFGGLCVFIMNCLVFYYVPNFKAKSVPKWTSLISSFLVFFYTTFDGIDGIQARRLGLASPLGQLLDHGTDALVCSFFCYFTFLVKPTGFSHLNTLINISALCNAAAVNWQEETFGTFSYTNSFFIFGVSEPLLAVVLILMLDYLFPSFWLSPVSKFLTKHKSLRFLLKMLPKNLDFFTSFLYFALSISFFTFFGFPYEMYKLHKSLKKTLKLTLYLLFNCVFPTLLTDFLPAKLHVSYSLFASTLGGFGIIFIIISNLRRSERVLFYPEFYFHYMVVVVGYLLVLGRVLFDLRLDALVFNSPYSQNFLVFLTLLGTVLSLTKAVRVLYEIKTYLGLPFFTTKRPENRSS, from the exons ATGGCTGTTTTAAAGCGAATAATTCCTGAATCTCAACTTCCTTCCTTGAAGGATTATACATTTAAACCCGGAAACTTCACGTTTCTCGATAATTTAATGCTCAAATACTACTGGGATCCAGTAGTTAAAATCCTTCCAAAA TGGATATCGGCGAATCTGTTAACCTTGTTTGGAGGATTGTGTGTTTTTATAATGAATTGTTTGGTATTTTACTATGTACCCAATTTTAAAGCTAAATCTGTTCCGAAATGGACTTCACTAATTAGTTCTTTTCTCGTCTTCTTTTATACG ACGTTTGATGGAATTGACGGTATACAAGCTAGAAGATTAGGCTTGGCTTCACCCCTGGGACAGCTTTTAGACCACGGAACTGATGCATTGGTCTGTTCCTTTTTCTGCTATTTCACATTCTTAGTTAAGCCTACAGGATTCTCTCACCTTAACACATTG ATAAACATATCGGCTTTGTGTAATGCAGCAGCAGTGAATTGGCAAGAGGAGACCTTCGGAACATTTTCATACACTAACAGTTTCTTCATTTTTGGAGTTTCAGAACCACTATTAGCT GTGGTGTTGATATTGATGCTTGACTATCTTTTCCCGAGCTTCTGGTTGTCTCCAGTTTCTAAATTCCTGACAAAGCATAAGTCACTCCGATTTTTGCTCAAAATGTTACCCAAAAATTTGGATTTCTTCACGTCATTTCTATATTTTGCGTTATCAAT atcattttttacattctTTGGATTCCCATATGAAATGTACAAGTTACACAAGAGTCTAAAAAAAACTCTAA AGTTAACATTATATTTGTTGTTTAATTGTGTATTTCCAACGTTGTTGACTGATTTTTTGCCTGCTAAATTGCATGTTTCCTACTCGCTTTTTGCGTCCACTTTGGGAGGATTCGgaataattttcataattatcTCGAACCTGAGACGCTCAGAAAGAGTCCTGTTTTACCCAGAGTTCTATTTCCATTACATGGTAGTCGTAGTAGGATATCTACTGGTTTTGGGAAGAGTTCTGTTTGACCTGAGACTCGACGCTTTGGTGTTCAACAGCCCATATTCACAGAATTTTCTGGTCTTCTTGACACTCTTAGGCACGGTGCTTTCCCTCACAAAGGCTGTGCGTGTACTATATGAAATCAAGACATATTTGGGTCTACCCTTCTTCACCACTAAAAGACCTGAAAATAGGTCAAGTTAA
- the SWC4 gene encoding SWR1-complex protein 4 — translation MKDKEKEIPSVPTSYRILIKGASANDNKQIRLNVDDKRHVWRQCSFKNPARSDGLVLRHWRHFEKGTEYLSSARKQRKVVRNKICKNIDDDSTCTLARIDEEDSVLDSYSFARVNPSVKIYRYSDDFYMFHLADLDPSWTKDETDLLFDLCEMFELRFIAIHDCFKWRKDIPLEKLKQRYYSVTKRIVEFLFEEKIKNEIMKHGNPNHPVVLSLKDESARHPLVKFTYNADHDRDRRQMLERSYRITPEQREMEAQLLSDIKAAESLLKSEEKKRSEMKRLKRKFNVNESEVIPTPRLDQFQTKPVWLASSFISFYKSQLTQHHNDAVDEMLNELNISPPVVSSQASNELYCIVRGDAAIMINIVNKVESLRKELDHWKQLTNQPTEPEAAKVKEEPFPDTTDHMQVYQTPLTHSVIAKSFTKPKPTVGGVSTVQQVQPVPTVNPPTTVGVHEEDPMQQSRRMMVQGMPPQMKGMYPIKAQSGAASPQAFTQQMYPQFQQQMFHTQMNPRVIQHHIQQRMMQQQQFQQQQQHFQHMMPMHQDAKFQPIHQDTKFPPMHQDSQMGTPQMPSGQYNPNQYQAQFSPSQRYYQTHNQQMMHHMGLQKGPNTNQK, via the exons ATGAAGGATAAAGAAAAGGAAATACCTTCAGTTCCTACTTCATATCgtattttaataaag GGAGCCTCTgcaaatgataataaacaAATACGTTTAAATGTAGATGATAAACGTCATGTGTGGCGTCAATGCTCTTTTAAGAATCCAGCAAGGTCAGACGGATTAGTGTTGAGGCATTGGCGCCACTTTGAAAAGGGCACAGAATATCTTTCATCAGCCAGAAAACAAAGGAAAGTCGTGAGAAACAAGATTTGTAAGAATATTGATGACGATTCGACCTGTACACTTGCCAGAATTGATGAAGAGGATTCAGTACTTGACTCATACTCATTTGCCAGAGTAAATCCCtctgttaaaatttatcgTTACTCCGATGATTTTTATATGTTCCATTTAGCC gatTTGGACCCATCGTGGACTAAGGATGAGACTGATTTGTTATTTGACCTTTGTGAGATGTTTGAACTCAGATTTATCGCTATCCATGACTGTTTCAAGTGGCGCAAGGACATTCCACTGGAGAAGCTTAAACAACGTTACTATAGTGTAACAAAACGTATAGTTGAATTCCTCTTCGAGgagaagataaaaaatgagATTATGAAGCACGGGAACCCGAATCATCCCGTGGTATTGTCACTGAAGGACGAGTCGGCACGTCATCCTCTGGTCAAGTTCACGTACAACGCAGACCACGACCGTGATCGTCGTCAAATGCTTGAGCGTAGTTACAGGATCACTCCCGAGCAACGAGAAATGGAAGCTCAGTTGCTGAGTGACATAAAAGCTGCGGAATCTCTCCTAAAATCTGAAGAGAAGAAGAGAAGTGAGATGAAGAGACTTAAGCGCAAATTTAACGTAAACGAGTCTGAAGTAATTCCAACACCCAGACTTGACCAATTCCAAACAAAACCAGTGTGGCTTGCGAGCTCTTTTATCTCGTTTTACAAATCACAACTCACTCAGCATCATAATGACGCTGTGGATGAAATGCTAAATGAACTTAACATTTCACCCCCAGTTGTTTCTTCACAAGCCTCAAATGAACTTTATTG cATTGTTCGAGGAGATGCCGCGATAATGATAaacatagttaataaagTGGAGAGCTTACGTAAGGAGTTGGATCACTGGAAACAGTTGACAAATCAGCCTACGGAACCTGAAGCTGCAAAGGTTAAGGAAGAACCTTTTCCAGATACAACTGATCATATGCAGGTGTATCAGACACCCCTCACACACAGTGTTATTGCTAAGTCGTTCACTAAACCTAAACCAACAGTCGGCGGAGTATCTACAGTACAACAAGTACAGCCTGTGCCAACTGTTAACCCACCTACCACAGTTGGAGTACATGAAGAAGATCCGATGCAGCAGTCTCGTCGCATGATGGTACAGGGCATGCCTCCTCAGATGAAGGGAATGTATCCGATAAAGGCACAGAGTGGTGCTGCAAGTCCGCAGGCCTTCACACAGCAAATGTACCCCCAGTTTCAGCAACAAATGTTCCACACTCAGATGAACCCGCGTGTTATTCAGCATCACATACAACAAAGAATGATGCAACAACAACAGTTCCAGCAGCAACAGCAACACTTTCAGCACATGATGCCAATGCATCAGGATGCCAAGTTCCAACCAATTCATCAGGATACAAAATTCCCTCCAATGCATCAAGATTCGCAAATGGGAACTCCACAAATGCCTTCAGGACAGTACAACCCAAATCAATATCAAGCTCAATTCTCACCCTCACAGCGCTATTACCAAACACATAACCAACAAATGATGCATCACATGGGACTACAAAAAGGCCCAAACACCAATCAAAAATAA